CATGCCATGAGCCTGGCTCCTCGCCCCTCGGTGGGGCTGGGAACCCACCCCTGGGGGAATGTTgtcctccccagggctggctATGCCTGCTCCCACCAGGGCCTGGCCTTGCCACCATGGCCTCGCACCACCGGAGCCCCCATAGCCCTGGGCACCtgcacccctgggacccccagcccagctcctcccaACCGCAGATCCCCCCCATAGCCCCGGGCCCCTGCACCCCTGAACCCCAGCCCAGCTACCCACAACCCCCGGGCTCCCTCACACCCCTGGGTCCTCCCCAGCCTGggcccctgcagccctggctcccACACCCCGGGCGCCCCCCATCCCCTTGCACCCGCAGACCACTCATAGCCCCGGGCCTCTGCACCCCTAAGCCCCCCAGCCCGATCCCCCGAACACCAGCCCCAGGACTTCCCCCACCCCTAGGCCTCCCaggcccctgcagcccctcccatCCCCGGCCCCTCGCAGTTCCCCTGGCCCCCAGCACCGCCGagccccccagcccggccccccccacccccaggtcccccagACTCCCCGCACCTTCGGGACCCCCCAGCTCGGTCCCCCGGCCCCCAAAGCCCAGACCCCacgcagccccagcccccgcaCCCGTCGCGgacccccggcccggcccctcACAAGCCACCAACCCACCCGCCGGCTCCGCAGCCGTTGCCAAGACCCTGCCCGCCCCCGGGGCTCGTATCCAGGAAGTCCCAGCGCCCATCCCTCTCTCCATTGGCCGATCCGCCCGTCGCTcagcgccgccccgcccctcggGCGCTGGCAGGCCAATAGCGAGCGTCAGGCGCGGGTGAGGACTGGCCAGTCGTGAGAGACGGTGTTGGGAAAGAGGTTTGAAATCGCCGGTCTAGGAAACGCGGCGCTGATTGGGCGGTGGGTGGCCGGTAGGGGCGGGGCCGCCAGCGGGCTGTGGGGGCGACAAGATGGCGGCGGAGACCGTGGAGCTCCATAAGCTGAAGGTACCGGTCGGGCCGCCGTGGCCCCGGGTCCTGCGGTGGGCGCTCGGCGGGGGGTGCGGCCTGTCCCGGCCcggggctcccgccgccgccgggcctcACCGCGCCGGGCTGGGCCTGAGCCGCGgcgcgcgggggcggcgggcgcgtGTCCCTCGGCTGGGAGCCCCTGGAGCCGCGCTGCCCCCCCCGGCCTCGCGGGGCGCCTCGGGCCGCGCCGCGCACGGGAGGGCTCCGCCGGGGCCCCCGGGGGtggcccgcccccccccctcccggccGGTCCGGGGGGGCTTCTCCTGGGGGTCCTCCCGCTCCCggccggggcccggcgggcgcTGGTGGGTGAGAGGCTCCCTCAGGCCTGAGGCGGGAGCCGGCCGATGGCGGGGGGAACCGGGCGTCCGGGAGCGCGGCCGGCGTTTGGGGGGGGCCGTCCCGGGCCCTAGAAAAGCCAATTCCTGGAATCAtggaatgtcctgagctgggagggacccgcagggaccatcgagcccagctcccggccctgcacaggacaccccaaattcacaccgtggctctgagggccgtgtccaagtgcTCCTGGAATATCGCcgggctggtgccgtgatgcctccctggggagcctgtgccagggccccaccaccctcggggggaaggaccttctcctaatgcccagcctcaccctcccctggcacatctccctgccgttccctcggggcctggcgttggtcaccagagagcagagaccagccctgcccctcctcctgccctcgggagggggctgcagagcccatgaggctgccctcggccccctctgctccagctgaacaaacccagggaccTCAGCTGCTCCACACGGTTTCTCCcctaaacccttcaccagctccgtGGCTgcctctggacactctccagtagctttatacccttaatgtcctgtgggttttgttggcttatttatatgctttttaaaaactattatttaaaaattacgACCACTTATTTGTTTCTCGGCGCGCGTCCGCATGCGTGGGGGAGTCGCACGCGCTAATCTGAGGCTCCTTCTCTTATGTAGTTGGCTGAACTGAAGCAGGAATGTCTGGCCCGTGGCCTGGAAGCAAAAGGCAACAAGCAGGATCTGATCAACCGGCTCCAGGCGTACCTGGAGGAGCACGGTGGGTGCCGCATGCTGGCGGGGGCCTTGGCGGGCTCCTTCTGGGGCTGTCCGTGGGGAGAGACCCCCAGGCTTCGGCCCCCGTTTGTGTGGGGCTCCTGGGCGAAAGGGGGAGCCCTGGGCTGAGCGTGGGGCTGTAACCAACCACCTTTGCTTCCCGAGGAAAACTCTCGTAGTGTTTACCTGAGAAGGCAAGATGTTACTGAAGTAATTTGCTGCTGTAATTGCTCTGTTGTTGTGTTCTCCAGCTGAAGAAGAAGCAAATGAAGAAGACGTCCTGGGAGAAGAAATCGAGGTAGGTTGTCTCTCAGGCAGCCTGTCCCGCCAACGGCCTGTGCAGGGGCTCAGGTTTGCCTGATGGCGTGTGACCTCCCGCCGGCCGCGTGGCGGTTCCGTGTGCCAGGAGGTACCTGGGGCCGCCGCATCTGTTTTAAAGCGTGGCCTTTCTGTGTTGGGTCCGAACGCACTGGATTTCACTGCAAAAGCTCAGTGTTGGGCTCGGGTGGCGCATGTAACCCCAGTGCGCGGCTGCCGGCTGGGAGCGGGGTCGCTCTGCCCGCGTTCGGCAGGGTTCGTGCTGCGTTGCCCCGTGCTTTTGTCGCAAAATGAACAGCAAACACGGCCGGAGCGCGGTGGGGTTTTAAGAACAAACATGTGAGAAGGAGTTACCAAGCTGGTGGCCTGACGGTGCCAAGCATGGGCCAGGCTGGGTGAGCCTTAAAGCAGGAGAGTTTGTTCCACGGGAGGTGAGGAGATCCGGCCTGGGGAAGCGCTTTGCGCTTAAAACACCAGCGGAAACCGATCCCTCCGGCGGCCAGGGTCTTTGCCGCTTGGCAAGCGTGTGCCCACGAGGAGGATGTGGAAGATTTCTCCCTGGTTTcacaaaaagtattttgtgaGGGGTGAGGTGGATCTCCCCAGATGGATGCTGGGCATCGAGCACGAGCGCTGCATAATTTTTTATGTTCCTTGGTGGCTCGGCATGCGGGCTGGGGGACGTCTCACTGCAGTTATTTCCTCAGCCTTCTGAAGCCCAGACTTTCTGTAAGGGATTAGACTTTGGATAAATCAAGAGTCTGTGTCCAGAGCAGCTCGTGTTCAAACCCTGCCAGACTGAGGCAGGGATTGTGTGTGATATTCCATGCTGTGAGCATGTAACGTTGCGTCCTGCTGCAAACCGTGCCGTAGTGGGCTGGGTTAAACCTGCAACGCAGAGATCTTTGGGCGTGTGCAGGCTGAAATACCTGCGTGTGCCTTTTAAACCGGTGAGAGCCCAAAAGACTCGACAGCGTCCCCGCCGCGGTGCATTCCTCTCTTGCTCGGCCAGCTGGAGCATTTATTATCTGACCTCTCGACTCCTTGCCTTGCAGGAAGAAGAGCAGAAGCCGGTAGAGCCACCCGTCAAAGTAGAAGAGCCTCCTGTGAAATCGCCTGACGTGTAACTATCCTTTCTGAGTAAACCAAAGCAAACCCGTGGGGCGCGAGGGCCGGTGGCGATAAGCTTCGTACAGCCCCCTTTTGGAGTTTGGGCCAAAGGGGGCCGCGGCAGGTGTCGGAGCAGGGGTGTGGCCCCCGCCTCAGCCCTGGGCGGTGGCCGGGTGGGCTGGCTGCCCCCCGCGGGGCTGCTCTCCCCTCCGGCAGCCCGAAGCCAGCCCCGGCGCTGGCGGCTGCCGGCCGTGGCgtgtgggcaggagggggcGTCCTGTGCCCGCCGAGCCACGCCGGGAGCGCCCGGCCCCACATCCCAGGCAGAATTGCTTCCTGTGAAAGTGCCATTAAACCATTACTACCTTTCAGGGCATAAAATGAGAAACCTGTCCAGGAATCTGGAACAAAAGCAGTGCATTTTTCTAAATGGGAGACCTTAATGAGGCTGGCTGTGACCCACTGTTTTATGGGAGTTGTTTGGGGGAGGAGGATGCTATTTCACTTAGCCTGGGAACTTCCGAACTTtgtctcttcctcttttgttttccccctcGAGGCTGAGCTCTGTTTTCGGAGCATAAACTTTGGAGCACGCCCACTCCATTATATTTTCGTTCGGTCCTTTTACAGGTCCCGCTGTTGTCAGCCGCACATTGTTCAGGAAGTGTGTGTTTGAAATGGAGCCTGGGCTCGGGGTGCTGGTGCTGACCTGGGGAAAGTTGCCTGTGGCTGTCCCATGAACTAGAACAGAACAATCCTTTGTATTTGAGGGCCATAAAGGAATAAAGCTCTCTGGGGCTTGCAGTCGAGGCTTTGGGCTTCTGACGAGAGCTGAAAGTTACTGTTAAGAGCCTTAAGATGGGCAGGGGTTTATTCTTGGGCACGTAGGTCTGCGGCCTCTTGCTGTAATATCCACCCGGCGTTTTGAGGTGCATCTACAGCACCCCGCTAAAATCACAGAGCGTTTCTCTTAAATGGAGTTAATTATTCCCCAAGCCCGTGTAAAGAACGTGGCTGGTTCTTGTGTCTTTTCCAGCTTGCTTCCCCTCATGGCCAAAGGAATTCAGGAATGCTCAAGGCACTGGTTAGGCTGGCAGGAGAACCCATGGCTGCGCCTTCGCTGGGTCGTGCGTGTCCTGCCCCCACTACACCCTAGACTTTGGTTATAAGTTTCACAGGCTTCGTACTTCACTTTAGCATCGATACCTGGCTCTGTGCTTGCCCTCACGAGGGGGATGCTGGCTTGGGGATGCTCCTGTTTCACAAACAGGCCCTCCGTTAAGGTGGCGTTGCTGGAGATGGGTGGCTGGGAGGAGAACCCCGATGCTGCTCCCGCCGGGACATGCCTGTGAAACTAGCGGGAGCTCTTCTGActgatttctctctctcccaaCACCTCTAGGATTACGGAAAAGAAGGTAGTGAAAATAACGTCAGAAATATCGCAGATGGAGGTAAGGCTGCTTCTTTGTCCTCCGAGGTGTCGGTTTCCTTGTTCCCTTCATTCAGAGACTCCTTTGTGCGTTGGTGGGGCTGCGTCAGCACCTCCATTGTaaacctgctttatttttcctggattttaTATTGCTGACCGGTCGCTGGCTGCAGAGTGACCTGGCAGAGCGGTGACCCCATGGCACGTTTCATTCTGACGCTAGATCTTAAGGAATGTTTCTCTCAGTCGTCCGTTGATGCCTCTTCCCTTGGGGCTCGCGGCCGCTGCCTTCCGCCACCATCCACCGCTGACCCTACCCCGATATCCCTGACTCGGCAGCGCCGAGCCGCTCCTGGGCTGTCGTTCCATCGCAGGCCAAGGTGGACTTTGCCCCGTAGCGTCCTGTGCTCGGGACGATAAAGCCTGGTAGGCTTGAGCCGCCTCTGTTACGACTCTGGCGTATGAGTTGTGTTTCGTGCTATTGGGGGCATGAATGGTTCCGCTGCAGGGCTCCCCGGGTCGTGGCACATCCCCGTCCCTCGGGACTCGCTTCAGACACGTAAAACTACGAAGCTTTGTTGGGATGCGTGTCAGGCAGTAATCACTTGGGGAGGAACTGATAGGAGCTAACAGATCATCTCATCTTTATCTTCCCTAGCTTTGTCACGTACGTTTGCTGggcttatttaaaacaaacacacataGAAGCCGCCGATTCCTCTGGGAAAACTTTGCGAAACTTTTGAGTTTCAGGAATCTGGTTGTGGTTCTCTAATCCTCCCcgttatttttttgttcatgttCCATAAGAAAGAAATCACTATGAAAACACGGCTCTTGTCTCCCTGCTGTTCACCGCTGCTTTAGGGTTTTAATCTTCTGTTTGGGACACGATCATTTCCACAGCAACCGGGGTGATGTCGCAAGGGGAGGATTATGACCTCAGTGAAGGAGTAATGAGGAGAAACACAGCACCTgatgggagctgggggtgttgctGAAGGAGCGATGTCCCCCGCGATGCAGGGCTGCCCCTGGCCGTAGCTGGTTAAAGAGCTCGTTAAGAGCTTGCTGAAGTTATGCTCTTGCCCTTTGGTTTTTTCCAAATTCTGCCAAACCTATTTTCAGgaaatccactttttttttttgagtgtgaCTCAGGTCTCAGCAAAATTATGTTCTAGATGGTTTTTGAAGATAAAAGGGAATTATTTTCCCATGCAGTGCATGACTGAACGGTGGAGGCCGTCAATGCGGGCTGTTCCGCGTGCTAGGAACACAGGCGAGCCCAAAAACCAAGGAGACAAATTCCTAGGAAAGGCGACCATCGGGGATAAACGAGCGCAGGCGTGAGCACGTTTCAGTCCGCGGTTTGCTGTGGATTCCTTGAGTCTGGGAGGGCGTAAGGGAGGCAGACCACCGCCCATCTGACCGTGAGAGCCCCCTCcggggggatgctggggcagCGGAGCCTTCCCTCCGGTCCGGCACGGCTTGTCTGAGTCGAGGCGCCTTCtggaagctgcctcttcaggcTCTTCTTTTGGGTGGTCTTCCAAGTGtcagaaagaagaaggaaatagGCTTTGACCCAAGTGGgatgtttttctgtctttattgtTTCTACCCAGTTGAGTAAAAGTTCCTCAGTACTGACAGGGTTAGGAGCGGTGTTCCTCTGCCATCTTTTCTAAACATCTCTGTTTCGATGCACATGTTTATTACGCTCCTCACTGTGCTTTTGGCTAAAGTAAATGTTTCCGTTAAAATAGTATCTGTTTCTCTAACCTTTAAAACACCAAACGCATTTTTGGGCCCTTGTGtaataataaaatgttaaatatttcccGTAAGCTTTTAAGGGGATTTAGTACTCGTAGGTGCAAACCCACGCGCTTCCCATGTCTCCAAGCTTTTCCGTGCCCAGGGCAGCGCGCTCCGAGCCAGGCGGGCCTTGCCTGCAGCGAGGGCAGCAGGCCGAGTCCTTTCTACGTAGCTGAATTTCGTCTTGAATTGCTCTGCTAATGGCAAGCTCTGCTTGCGAGGCTGAGCCAACTGCCTGAATGGTGTCGGCCTCTTGTGAAAAGGCTTGTGCCAGATAAAGTTCCCTGAAAACAAACACCTCCCCAATCCCCTTTTCTGGCATATTTGGCCTTTTTGCTtagtggggggaagaaaagggaatcTTGTTTGCCTCTCTCCTTGCAAATGAGCCGAAGCCGGGTCGTGCCTACCGCTTGCTTCCCGCCTCCGGGAGGGAAGTCAGGGCCGCTCCCTTTGTAGTCCCTGCCAGGAGCGCTGCTCCTTTCCCCCTGGCACGAGGGCTTCCCTGGGCCAGGTGTGCGGCGCTCCAGCCTGCGTGCTGGCACGCCGGCCTCCAGCGCGGTTGCAGCCTTGTATCATCTTAAAATAGTCGCCCGTGCCTGTCGGGGCCCCGGTCCCGTTCTCTTCTGGCACGTCTCCTTTCCTAGGAGCGCTCCCTGAGCAGCAGAGCGATGGCCTACCTTTTTTTGTTAGAGTTTTTATTACGCCTGTGTTTCTCAGAACCACGAGGGTGCCTTTTGGTCGAGCGTACCCCCTGGAGGCTGTGGGGTGGCTTCTTGGGTGGTGTCGAGCCATGGGAAGGTTGCCTGCAGcatctctcccttcccctgcgGGTGCAGGGAGGTGTTCTTCCCCTTTCCAGACTGCGCGCTGCCGGTCTAGCAGGGCACGTCGGAGCCTTAGCCCACCGCGGGATTCAGCGTGCCGGCCTCTCTCTGCAGAACCTCCTTTCTGTACCCTTCAAATCCTCGCTCTTCCTCAGCTggctcctttctctccctcctccagcgAATGCAGAAGAGGGCCGAACGCTTCAACGTGCCCGTGAGCCTGGAGAGCAAGAAGGCAGCGCGGGCAGCTCGGTGAGTCTACGCTTGGagccttctcccctcctcttGCTTGGGAGAAGATCTCTCGGGACGCGGCTGCCCGCACGGCAGGTCGTGTTGGCGTGAGGTGAACGTGGCTCTGTGCTGTGTGTGGGCGGTGGGGCAGCAACGCTGGGGAGGAGCCTGGAAAACGGGGTGGAGGACGCCCCCAGCCCGAGCAACCGGCGGACGGGTTTGCTGCGGGGTTCGCGGCTGTGTTACGGCTGCAGGGAGGCGGTGCTCCTCGTGAGGCCGGAGGCCCGCGCGCCAGCTCTGGGCCGTGTCTGATTGCGGAGTGTTTGCTGCATGCTTTACTGGTCGCTACGGCTAAAATACCGGTGAAATTTCTGCCAGTTCTCACAGTTATTCTGGAAAGACAGGGCGAGGAAAGGGAGGAATGGTGAACTGCTGGTGATCGGACTAGCGATCTGGGCTTTGAGGTTGGTTTTGTGAAGAAAGTGGGGAATCGCTGTACGCAGAGTAAGCGCGGGAATTCCTGCAGGAACTGCAGGAGCCGGTAACAGTGTGTTCCCGCTAGTCTCGCCCCAGAGCAGTTTTACCCAAGTACGCTCGTGCAGAGCGTTTGAAGGAGAAGTTCACTTGACGTGCCAGGTACCGGCTGACCTTATCTTCGCCCGAGTCTCTGACTAAGCTCTGTTTACCTTTGGCAGGTTTGGTTTGGCCACAGTTTCGACTAAAGGTGAGGAGGTGAAGCAGAACCAATCCATGGAGTGACCttactgcaaatatttaattattcttggGGAAAGAAACTTGCCGGTGGGACTacctttgttttcccttctgtccCTTTTTGTGACCGTGCCCAGGAACTCTGAGCGGGAATTGTAggatcaggaagaaaaaggacatgTGTTGTTCCCTTGGTAGTTCAGACGCTTTTCCCAGTATCTATTTGTCAAGCACAACTGGAAGACACTAGCCAGGTTTTCCCGTGGTATCCCTGAACAGAGCGCCAGGCATCGCGTGGCTTTGAAAAACCTCGGGTTCGATTGCCCAAGCTGTCTTAGCGAGGTGGGAGGGCAGCGTTTTTGCAGGTGGAGAAGGTGATTTGaaggtgaaaaagaaattggGGGATTCACTCCGTAGCGAGCAGAGATAGACGCTGGGGAAAACGGGACAGCAGATCAAACTGGTCTGTGGTGGGGCGGGCGCAGGGCCGCTCCGGGCCCCGCTCTGACTTTACTGCACCTCCTTTAGATAAGGTGCTGCTCCAGTGTTTGTTCTCTAACcgggcttttttttcttgcctcctCGTTCCAGGCCTCTCTGCAGACAGCAAACCCACGGTAAGAAATGCTGCTTGTTCCTGAGTCACTGCTGGTCAGGCGTTGGCACGGGTTGTAGGCGGTAGGAGGAGGTTCCTGTCTGCAGGGGTGAACTACCAAAATGGTCCAGGAACGGCACACGTGGAGCGCGAGTTAACGACGTGCCCACGCTGGAGTCGAGGGGTCCCCGTCCCTTGGCAGTGTTTGGCGGCCTCTGGGACGGTTTCTCAGACGAGCTGCTTCTGGAACGAAACACTGAAAGGAACAAAGGcggatttgggttttttccatatgcctgattttccttgccttttttttttaatcacttgaATTACGCTTCAGGAGTGGACGCAGTGAATGACCTGTAGTAACTTACTCTGCTTTTAACGGCCGATGCTGCTTTGCCTGCCTGACTCCCAGGTCTAAGTAGGAGGCACCAAAGCATGCAGGGCTGAGAGCTCTCGCCCTGGGCAGCCAGCTCAGTGTTTGCGTGCTCGATTGAGGGTGAGCAGAACAGAGCTAAGCCAAGATCTGTCACCAGGCAAGGTCAGAGGTTTCTCTGGTGCCAGGGCTGTAAAAGATCTTGCATGAGCATCTGCGAGGCAGAAGAGCACCGGGGTTTCCTCTGCAGAACGATGTACTCCAGATGCTTGTCCCCCCAAGCCTGTGCTCGCTAGGGGTAGGTGCTGTCGTGGTGGCTGACGCCTCTCTGGGAGCCCCCGCAGGCTGGTGGGACCTCCTTAGGTAGTGCCATGACAGTCCTGGAAGGGTGAGGGTGCAGCGATGGCTTCTTGAACCTGTGGCAGCTGGAGAGCAGTGGTGACTTTTAGGAGTGCTGGCAAGTTTGCCTGCAAggctgtttattttgtttgtgttgaCCAGACTGCTCCAGGAAGGGTACAGCTCACAGTCGCACTCCGAAAGAACCGCTCCTTcgggggcaggggggaacaGCACGTGGGGTGTTCGTCCTTTGGCTGGTTTGAGGAAGCCAAGGGGCAGACTGGCAGTTTCTGGCTGCTTCGGTTGGGACGCTGGGTCTTCTCCTGCAGCCCTCGGCGCTGCCAGGGGCCGTTGCTGCTGGGTGTCGGGGCAGCGCGGTGCCCGGAGGAGCTTTCCCTGGGGCAGTCACTGCGCAGGAGGCTTTTCTGGGAGGCGGCCGTATCTCCATCCCTGCACCCTGAGTGATGGtgatttaaaaaactaaaattgTGAGGGTGatttaaaaacaactaaaattatttcctatgtCTTTATAGGTAAACATGGATAAATTAAAGGAAAGGGCTCAAAGATTTGGGTTGAATGTCTCCTCGCTCTCCAAGAAGGTAAGGTGCCTCGGCCTCCAGGATACTCTTTGCACCCCCAGATTAGCCCAGTGCTCCAGCTCGTAGCGTGCCGTGACCGTTCAAAGCCTTCGTGCTGCTTGAGGCTTTACATCTTGTTATTAATGCAGCGGCGCGGGCCCCGGGCCCCGGGGGAGGCTTGTCAGCGCTGTTTCCTTcatctttccttctgtttgtttttgtgtgtgcgaCTCTTGATACGGTTTTGAGTTAGTTACGACTGCTGCGTAGAGGTGTTGAGTTTTAAGATTGTTCGCCCAAATTTTAACGGGGGA
The Phalacrocorax carbo chromosome 27, bPhaCar2.1, whole genome shotgun sequence genome window above contains:
- the SARNP gene encoding SAP domain-containing ribonucleoprotein, with the protein product MAAETVELHKLKLAELKQECLARGLEAKGNKQDLINRLQAYLEEHAEEEANEEDVLGEEIEEEEQKPVEPPVKVEEPPVKSPDVITEKKVVKITSEISQMERMQKRAERFNVPVSLESKKAARAARFGLATVSTKGLSADSKPTVNMDKLKERAQRFGLNVSSLSKKSEEDEKLKKRKERFGIVTSSAGAGATEDTEAKKRKRAERFGIV